Proteins encoded together in one Pseudomonas sp. TCU-HL1 window:
- a CDS encoding malonate decarboxylase subunit delta yields METLSFQFPAGQPARGRALVGCVGSGDLEVLLEPGSAGTLSIQVVTSVNGSGPRWQQLFQRLFDGQSLPALNIDIHDFGATPGVVRLRLEQGLEELAHD; encoded by the coding sequence ATGGAAACCCTGTCCTTCCAATTCCCCGCCGGGCAGCCGGCCCGCGGCCGCGCCCTGGTCGGCTGCGTCGGTTCCGGCGACCTCGAAGTGCTACTGGAACCCGGCAGCGCCGGCACCCTGTCGATCCAGGTGGTGACCTCGGTGAATGGCAGCGGCCCGCGTTGGCAGCAACTGTTCCAGCGCCTGTTCGACGGCCAGTCGCTGCCAGCCCTGAATATCGATATCCACGACTTCGGCGCCACGCCCGGCGTGGTGCGCCTGCGCCTGGAGCAGGGGCTGGAGGAGCTTGCACATGACTGA
- a CDS encoding triphosphoribosyl-dephospho-CoA synthase, protein MSALIARNADLPLADWLADLAVDALIDEADLSPKPALVDRRGSGAHSDLHLGLMHASALSLWPCFKQMAEAALEHGEVGQPLREALGRIGREGEAAMLVITGGVNTHRGAIWALGLLVAAMALKPESRDAHAIALRAARIALIDDRSAPHNDSHGAQVARRYGARGAREEAQLGFPAVIEQGLPQLARSRAAGAGEQNARLDALLAIMATLADTCVLWRAGQEGLAAMQQGARAVLDAGGSASLAGRRQLRALDARLLQLNASPGGAADLLAACLFLDKAGSL, encoded by the coding sequence ATGAGCGCACTGATTGCACGCAATGCCGACCTGCCGCTGGCCGACTGGCTGGCGGACCTGGCGGTGGACGCCCTGATCGACGAAGCCGACCTCTCGCCCAAGCCGGCCCTGGTGGACCGTCGCGGCAGCGGCGCCCACAGCGACCTGCACCTGGGCCTGATGCACGCCTCGGCGTTGTCCCTCTGGCCCTGCTTCAAGCAGATGGCCGAGGCGGCGCTGGAGCATGGCGAAGTCGGCCAACCGCTGCGCGAAGCGCTTGGCCGCATCGGCCGCGAAGGTGAGGCGGCAATGCTCGTTATTACCGGCGGGGTGAATACCCATCGCGGTGCCATCTGGGCCCTCGGCCTGCTGGTGGCGGCCATGGCGCTGAAACCCGAGAGCCGCGATGCCCACGCCATCGCCCTACGCGCGGCCCGCATCGCGCTGATCGACGACCGCTCAGCGCCCCACAACGACAGCCACGGCGCCCAGGTCGCCCGTCGCTACGGTGCCCGTGGCGCGCGGGAAGAAGCCCAGCTCGGCTTCCCTGCCGTGATCGAGCAGGGCCTGCCGCAACTGGCCCGCAGCCGCGCGGCCGGCGCGGGTGAACAGAACGCCCGGCTCGATGCGCTGCTGGCGATCATGGCCACCCTGGCTGACACCTGCGTGCTCTGGCGCGCCGGCCAGGAAGGCCTCGCCGCCATGCAGCAGGGCGCCCGCGCCGTGCTCGACGCCGGCGGCAGCGCCAGCCTCGCCGGCCGCCGCCAACTGCGCGCGCTGGATGCCCGCCTGCTGCAACTCAACGCTTCGCCGGGCGGTGCCGCCGATCTGCTGGCCGCCTGCCTGTTCCTCGATAAAGCCGGGAGCCTGTGA
- the mdcH gene encoding malonate decarboxylase subunit epsilon: protein MSSLFAFPGQGAQQVGMLHQLPTEAAACLIEASDALGEDVLALDTVEALQSTHAVQLCLLVAGVACARLLMARSPGPDYVAGLSIGAYAAAVVAGSLDFADAVRLVALRGELMQRAYPQGYGMTAILGLDQGTVERLLSEAGGPVYLANINADNQLVIAGSDAAMAVVAERARVLGAGAAKRLAVSVPSHCELLEHPARELAAAFARVELRRPAIRYLSGSSARPVFDPERLRDDLAFNMCRVIDWHGTLRTAYERGVRLHIELPPGAVLSGLARRVFDQGTVIAFQGARLDTLDALLREEVSRTR from the coding sequence GTGAGCAGCCTGTTCGCCTTCCCCGGCCAGGGCGCGCAGCAGGTGGGCATGCTCCACCAGTTGCCGACCGAGGCTGCTGCCTGCCTGATCGAGGCCAGTGATGCGCTGGGCGAGGATGTGCTGGCGCTGGATACCGTCGAAGCGCTGCAATCCACCCACGCCGTGCAACTCTGCCTGCTGGTGGCGGGTGTGGCCTGCGCCCGGCTGCTGATGGCGCGCAGCCCGGGGCCGGACTACGTGGCCGGGCTCTCCATCGGTGCCTATGCGGCTGCCGTGGTCGCCGGTTCGCTGGATTTCGCCGATGCCGTGCGCCTGGTGGCGCTTCGGGGTGAGCTGATGCAGCGGGCTTATCCACAGGGCTATGGCATGACGGCCATCCTCGGTCTCGATCAGGGCACCGTGGAGCGCCTGCTGAGCGAAGCCGGAGGCCCGGTGTATCTGGCCAACATCAACGCCGACAACCAACTGGTGATCGCCGGCAGCGATGCCGCCATGGCTGTCGTCGCCGAGCGTGCGCGGGTCCTGGGTGCCGGTGCGGCGAAGCGGCTGGCCGTCAGCGTGCCGTCCCATTGCGAACTGCTGGAACACCCGGCACGCGAACTGGCCGCCGCCTTCGCCAGGGTCGAGCTGCGCCGTCCGGCCATCCGCTACCTCAGCGGCAGCTCGGCACGGCCGGTCTTCGACCCGGAACGCCTACGCGACGACCTCGCCTTCAACATGTGCCGCGTCATCGACTGGCACGGCACCCTGCGCACCGCCTACGAGCGCGGGGTGCGCCTGCATATCGAACTGCCGCCCGGCGCTGTGCTCAGCGGCCTGGCGCGGCGGGTATTCGACCAAGGTACGGTGATCGCCTTCCAGGGCGCCCGTCTGGATACGCTGGACGCCCTGCTGCGTGAGGAGGTAAGCCGGACCCGATAA
- a CDS encoding nuclear transport factor 2 family protein codes for MTAHETDQDVIQRVVRDYVEGMVFADEHRLRSAFHPQCRIIGHFQGELEWLSVDDFAGAIRDAGPVLAEGEKPVWAIQALDITGDAASLKVVDDYADMRFTDYLSLLKIGGRWSIINKLYYLHD; via the coding sequence ATGACTGCCCACGAGACTGACCAAGATGTCATCCAACGCGTCGTGCGCGACTATGTCGAAGGCATGGTCTTCGCCGATGAGCACCGCCTGCGCAGCGCCTTCCACCCGCAGTGCCGCATCATCGGTCACTTCCAGGGCGAGCTCGAATGGCTCTCGGTGGATGATTTCGCCGGCGCCATCCGCGACGCTGGCCCGGTGCTGGCGGAAGGTGAGAAACCCGTCTGGGCAATCCAGGCACTGGATATCACCGGCGACGCCGCCTCGCTGAAGGTGGTCGACGACTACGCCGACATGCGCTTCACCGACTACCTCTCGTTGCTGAAGATCGGCGGCCGCTGGAGCATCATCAACAAGCTCTACTACCTGCACGATTAG
- a CDS encoding biotin-independent malonate decarboxylase subunit beta: MTDIARLLEARSFVELGARQRARELLDAGSFRELIHPFDRVISPWLPQQGIVPQSDDGVVVAKGSLSGRSIVIAAIEGAFQGGSMGEVGGAKIAGALELAAEDNRQGIPTCAVLLLETGGVRLQEANLGLAAIAEIQAAIVELREFQPVIGLVAGPVGCFGGMSIAAGLCSHLIVTREARLGLNGPQVIEQEAGLSEYDSRDRPFIWSLTGGEQRMASGLVDAYVADDIEAIRETLQALLAQPEQGLPRSRRHAWFLERLARLGDDCEQLDGAAVLALYQGDRT, from the coding sequence ATGACTGATATCGCACGCCTGCTCGAAGCGCGCAGCTTCGTCGAACTCGGCGCCCGCCAGCGCGCCCGCGAGCTGCTGGACGCCGGCAGCTTCCGCGAACTCATCCATCCCTTCGACCGGGTCATTTCCCCCTGGCTGCCGCAGCAGGGCATCGTGCCCCAGTCAGACGACGGCGTCGTGGTGGCCAAGGGCAGCCTCTCGGGCCGGTCCATTGTGATTGCCGCCATCGAAGGCGCCTTCCAGGGCGGCAGCATGGGCGAGGTCGGCGGCGCCAAGATCGCCGGCGCGCTGGAGCTGGCCGCCGAAGACAACCGCCAAGGCATTCCCACCTGCGCCGTGCTGCTCCTGGAAACCGGCGGCGTGCGCCTGCAGGAAGCCAACCTGGGGCTCGCCGCGATTGCGGAAATCCAGGCGGCCATCGTCGAGTTGCGGGAATTTCAGCCGGTGATCGGCCTGGTCGCCGGTCCGGTGGGCTGCTTCGGCGGCATGTCCATCGCCGCCGGGCTGTGCAGCCACCTGATCGTCACCCGCGAAGCGCGACTGGGCCTCAATGGCCCGCAGGTGATCGAACAGGAAGCCGGACTCTCGGAATACGACTCCCGCGACCGTCCCTTCATCTGGAGCCTCACCGGTGGCGAGCAGCGCATGGCCAGCGGCCTGGTGGACGCCTATGTGGCCGACGATATCGAGGCCATCCGCGAAACTCTGCAAGCGTTGCTCGCGCAACCGGAACAGGGCCTGCCGCGCAGCCGCCGGCACGCCTGGTTCCTCGAACGCCTGGCAAGGCTGGGTGACGATTGCGAACAACTGGATGGCGCCGCTGTGCTCGCCCTCTACCAAGGAGACCGGACATGA
- the tcyJ gene encoding cystine ABC transporter substrate-binding protein, with protein MTFATLRRQFILGSLSLVLGASFVGTSSAADLLQDIQQKGAIKVGLEGTYPPFNYQDESGKLTGFEVELAEALAKELGVKAEFQPTKWDGILAALESKRLDVVINQVTISDERKKKYDFSTPYTVSGIQALVRKGTEGNIKAAADLAGKKVGVGLGTNYEQWLKENVPQADIRTYDDDPTKFQDLNVGRIDAILVDRLAAFEMVEKTGGKLAVTGEAFSRQEAGIALRKGNPELLAALDKALAKLKADGTLKKLSEKWFKADVTQ; from the coding sequence ATGACATTCGCAACCCTGCGTCGCCAGTTCATCCTCGGCAGCCTGAGCCTGGTGCTCGGCGCCAGCTTCGTCGGCACCAGCTCCGCCGCCGACCTGCTGCAGGACATCCAGCAGAAAGGCGCCATCAAGGTCGGCCTGGAAGGCACCTACCCGCCCTTCAACTACCAGGACGAGAGCGGCAAGCTGACCGGCTTCGAAGTGGAACTGGCCGAGGCCCTGGCCAAGGAACTGGGCGTGAAGGCCGAGTTCCAGCCGACCAAGTGGGACGGCATCCTCGCCGCGCTGGAATCCAAGCGCCTGGACGTGGTGATCAACCAAGTGACCATCTCCGACGAGCGCAAGAAGAAGTACGACTTCTCCACCCCCTACACCGTCTCCGGCATCCAGGCGCTGGTGCGCAAGGGCACCGAAGGCAACATCAAGGCCGCCGCTGACCTGGCCGGCAAGAAAGTCGGCGTGGGCCTGGGTACCAACTACGAGCAGTGGTTGAAGGAAAACGTCCCGCAGGCCGACATTCGCACCTACGACGACGACCCCACCAAGTTCCAGGACCTGAACGTCGGCCGAATCGACGCCATCCTGGTGGATCGCCTGGCCGCCTTCGAGATGGTCGAGAAAACCGGCGGCAAGCTGGCCGTGACCGGCGAAGCCTTCTCCCGCCAGGAAGCCGGCATCGCCCTGCGCAAGGGTAACCCGGAACTGCTGGCCGCCCTCGACAAGGCCCTGGCCAAGCTGAAGGCCGACGGCACCCTGAAAAAACTCTCCGAGAAATGGTTCAAGGCTGACGTGACCCAATGA
- a CDS encoding MFS transporter — translation MNPSTLLSLPLLALALGGFVVGSSEFIIMGLLPEVAKDLQVSLSDAGLLVSAYAIGVVIGAPLLGPLLGRLPRRQALLWLMGAYALGNLGCALAPNYEWLLAMRMFTAFSHAGFFGCATLLAAELAPPHRRASAMALVLSGLTIANVLGVPAGAWLGQATSWRVTFMVVAALGFLTLLAQALWLPATPKPQANAAGAWDGILRRPVLHALFVCSLSSVALFGVFTYISPLLRDVSGFSPDHTNFALLLFGIGLTVGNLLGGRLADKGFRYALPLAFGMSTLCLLGLYAFAQIPALALGCLFLWGVASFAISSPLQLLLVEQAGESASLAATLSHAAFNLGNASGAFVGGLWLSTNMGLSNLPLMGVGVLALTFLVCLPLPRLRSVKDHLKSTGQLH, via the coding sequence ATGAACCCGAGCACCCTCCTCTCTCTGCCGCTGCTGGCCCTCGCCCTGGGCGGCTTCGTCGTCGGCAGCAGCGAATTCATCATCATGGGCCTGCTGCCCGAGGTCGCCAAAGACCTCCAGGTCAGCCTGTCCGACGCCGGCCTGCTGGTCAGCGCCTACGCCATAGGCGTGGTGATCGGTGCGCCATTGCTGGGTCCGCTGCTCGGTCGCCTGCCGCGTCGCCAGGCGCTGCTCTGGCTGATGGGTGCCTACGCGCTTGGCAACCTCGGCTGCGCCCTGGCACCGAATTACGAGTGGCTGCTGGCCATGCGCATGTTCACCGCCTTCAGCCATGCCGGCTTCTTCGGTTGCGCCACCCTGCTGGCTGCCGAACTGGCCCCACCCCATCGCCGCGCATCGGCCATGGCCCTGGTGCTCAGCGGCCTGACCATCGCCAACGTGCTCGGCGTGCCGGCCGGCGCTTGGCTGGGGCAGGCCACCAGCTGGCGGGTGACCTTCATGGTAGTGGCAGCGCTCGGCTTCCTCACCCTGCTCGCCCAAGCCCTCTGGCTGCCCGCCACGCCGAAGCCGCAAGCCAATGCGGCCGGTGCCTGGGACGGCATCCTGCGGCGTCCGGTGCTGCACGCACTGTTCGTTTGCAGCCTGTCGTCGGTGGCCCTGTTCGGCGTCTTCACCTATATCAGCCCGCTGCTGCGCGACGTATCCGGCTTCAGCCCGGACCACACCAACTTCGCCCTGCTGCTGTTCGGCATTGGCCTGACCGTGGGCAACCTGCTCGGCGGTCGGCTGGCCGACAAGGGCTTCCGCTACGCCCTGCCGCTGGCCTTCGGGATGAGCACCTTGTGTCTGCTGGGCCTATACGCCTTCGCGCAGATCCCGGCACTGGCACTGGGCTGCCTGTTCCTCTGGGGCGTGGCGAGCTTCGCCATTTCCTCGCCGCTGCAATTGCTGCTGGTGGAACAGGCCGGTGAATCGGCGAGCCTCGCCGCCACCCTCAGCCATGCGGCCTTCAATCTGGGCAACGCCAGCGGCGCCTTCGTGGGTGGGCTCTGGCTGAGCACCAATATGGGACTGTCCAACCTGCCACTGATGGGCGTGGGCGTGCTGGCATTGACCTTCCTCGTCTGCCTGCCCCTGCCCCGCCTGCGTTCGGTGAAGGATCACCTGAAATCCACGGGACAGCTCCACTGA
- the mdcA gene encoding malonate decarboxylase subunit alpha, whose protein sequence is MTTRPSPPPQWSRRRAEKQRRLDQVRNLADGVVLPSERIVEALEALIAPGDRVVLEGNNQKQADFLSRSLAKADPGRLHDLHMIMPSVSRAEHLDLYERGIARKLDFSFAGPQSLRIGQLLEDGLLEVGAIHTYIELYSRLLVDLIPNVALVAGFMADREGNIYTGPSTEDTPALVEPTAFSDGIVIVQVNELVDDVRDLPRVDIPASWVDFVVVADKPFYIEPLFTRDPRHIKPVHVLMAMMAIRGIYEKHKVQSLNHGIGFNTAAIELILPTYGESLGLKGKICRNWTLNPHPTLIPAIETGWVESVHCFGTELGMEDYIAQRPDVFFTGRDGSLRSNRMMCQLAGQYAVDLFIGATLQVDGDGHSSTVTRGRLAGFGGAPNMGHDPRGRRHATPAWLDMTEPVTLLERGKKLVVQMVETYQEGGKPTFVETLDAVDVAKKAGMPLAPVMIYGDDVTHLLTEEGIAYLYKARSLEERRAMIAAVAGVTAIGLRHDPKETLRMRREGLIALPEDLGIRRTQATRELLAAKSIADLVEWSGGLYNPPAKFRSW, encoded by the coding sequence ATGACAACAAGACCCTCTCCCCCGCCGCAATGGTCGCGTCGGCGTGCCGAAAAGCAGCGCCGCCTCGACCAGGTACGCAACCTCGCCGATGGCGTCGTGCTACCCAGCGAACGGATCGTCGAAGCCCTCGAAGCACTGATCGCCCCCGGCGACCGCGTGGTGCTCGAAGGCAACAACCAGAAGCAGGCGGATTTCCTTTCCCGCTCCCTGGCCAAGGCCGATCCAGGACGCCTGCACGACCTGCACATGATCATGCCCAGCGTCAGCCGCGCCGAGCACCTCGATCTCTACGAGCGCGGCATCGCCCGCAAGCTCGATTTCTCCTTCGCCGGCCCGCAGAGCCTGCGCATCGGCCAGTTGCTGGAAGACGGCCTCCTGGAAGTCGGCGCCATCCACACCTATATCGAACTCTATTCGCGCCTGCTGGTGGACCTGATCCCCAACGTCGCCCTCGTGGCCGGCTTCATGGCCGACCGCGAAGGCAACATCTACACCGGCCCCAGCACCGAAGACACGCCAGCGCTGGTGGAGCCCACCGCGTTCAGCGACGGCATCGTCATCGTTCAGGTCAACGAGCTGGTGGACGATGTGCGCGACCTGCCGCGCGTGGACATTCCCGCCTCCTGGGTCGACTTCGTGGTGGTCGCCGACAAGCCCTTCTACATCGAGCCGCTGTTCACCCGCGACCCGCGCCACATCAAGCCGGTGCACGTGCTGATGGCGATGATGGCGATCCGTGGCATCTACGAGAAACACAAGGTCCAGTCGCTCAACCACGGCATCGGCTTCAACACCGCGGCCATCGAACTGATCCTGCCCACCTACGGCGAATCCCTCGGATTGAAGGGCAAGATCTGCCGCAACTGGACGCTGAATCCGCACCCGACGCTGATCCCCGCCATCGAGACGGGCTGGGTGGAAAGCGTGCACTGCTTCGGTACCGAACTGGGCATGGAGGACTACATCGCCCAGCGCCCGGATGTGTTCTTCACCGGCCGCGACGGCTCGCTGCGCTCCAACCGGATGATGTGCCAGCTCGCCGGGCAATACGCAGTGGACCTGTTCATCGGCGCCACCCTGCAGGTCGACGGTGACGGCCATTCCTCCACCGTCACCCGTGGCCGCCTGGCCGGTTTCGGCGGTGCGCCCAACATGGGTCACGACCCGCGCGGCCGCCGCCACGCCACGCCCGCGTGGCTCGACATGACCGAGCCGGTGACCCTGCTCGAACGCGGCAAGAAGCTGGTGGTGCAGATGGTCGAGACCTACCAGGAAGGCGGCAAACCTACCTTCGTCGAGACCCTCGATGCCGTCGACGTGGCGAAGAAGGCCGGCATGCCCCTGGCGCCGGTGATGATCTACGGCGACGACGTCACCCACCTGCTCACCGAAGAAGGCATCGCCTACCTCTACAAGGCGCGCAGCCTCGAAGAGCGCCGCGCGATGATCGCCGCGGTCGCCGGTGTCACCGCCATCGGCCTGCGCCACGACCCGAAAGAGACCCTGCGCATGCGTCGCGAAGGGTTGATCGCATTGCCGGAAGATCTCGGCATCCGCCGCACACAAGCCACGCGGGAACTGCTGGCGGCGAAAAGCATCGCCGATCTGGTGGAGTGGTCCGGCGGCCTTTACAACCCCCCGGCCAAGTTCAGGAGCTGGTGA
- the madL gene encoding malonate transporter subunit MadL, which produces MIVYGVALLAICTLAGVVIGDFLGVLLGVKSNVGGVGIAMILLICARLYMHRHGGMTKECEFGVGFWGAMYIPVVVAMAAQQNVVTALHGGPVALIAAVGSVLLCGATIALISRTNKGEPLEKESLEPGVSAAPAGGR; this is translated from the coding sequence ATGATCGTCTACGGTGTGGCCTTGCTGGCCATCTGCACACTTGCCGGTGTCGTCATCGGCGACTTCCTCGGCGTCCTGCTGGGCGTCAAATCCAACGTTGGCGGCGTCGGTATCGCCATGATCCTGCTGATCTGCGCGCGTCTCTACATGCATCGTCACGGTGGCATGACCAAGGAATGCGAATTTGGTGTCGGCTTCTGGGGGGCGATGTACATCCCCGTGGTGGTCGCCATGGCCGCGCAACAGAACGTCGTCACCGCGCTACACGGCGGCCCTGTGGCGCTGATCGCGGCGGTGGGCTCGGTGCTCCTCTGCGGCGCGACCATCGCCCTGATCAGTCGGACCAACAAGGGTGAACCGCTGGAAAAGGAGTCCCTTGAACCCGGCGTGAGCGCCGCCCCGGCGGGAGGACGCTGA
- a CDS encoding malonate decarboxylase holo-ACP synthase, whose translation MSANPKPHDLLWGMTTDQLPADVPAWAQQALAAGHPVVVRRALCEPGRVAVGIRGTRRDQRFAATMPIHSIQRALSPEQLRPRAAADFPALRALETVAPILAATGLPWGPTGSVGFQLATGIAVLHQASDLDLILRTPDFFDRQHARALLAALADAPCRIDLQLETPNGAVALREWAGEARRVLLKCAEGARLVDNPWLVLERAA comes from the coding sequence ATGAGCGCCAATCCAAAACCCCACGACCTGCTCTGGGGCATGACCACCGACCAACTGCCCGCCGATGTCCCCGCCTGGGCGCAGCAGGCCCTGGCCGCCGGCCACCCCGTGGTGGTGCGTCGTGCGCTCTGCGAACCCGGCCGGGTCGCCGTTGGTATCCGTGGTACCCGCCGTGACCAACGCTTCGCCGCGACGATGCCGATCCATTCCATCCAGCGCGCGCTCAGCCCTGAACAACTGCGGCCTCGTGCGGCCGCCGACTTCCCCGCTCTGCGCGCTCTGGAAACGGTTGCTCCGATACTGGCAGCTACCGGCTTGCCCTGGGGCCCCACCGGCAGCGTCGGCTTCCAGCTCGCCACCGGTATTGCCGTGCTGCATCAGGCCAGCGACCTCGACCTGATCCTGCGCACTCCCGACTTTTTCGACCGCCAGCACGCCCGTGCCCTGCTGGCGGCGCTGGCCGACGCGCCCTGCCGCATCGACCTGCAACTGGAAACGCCCAACGGCGCCGTGGCCCTGCGTGAGTGGGCCGGCGAAGCGCGCCGCGTGCTGCTGAAATGCGCCGAGGGGGCCCGCCTTGTGGATAACCCCTGGCTCGTCCTGGAGCGCGCCGCGTGA
- the mdcE gene encoding biotin-independent malonate decarboxylase subunit gamma, with protein sequence MSRGLNWLQGLAGGETLQGFPASVKVVDGELGNRTARFIAVVPDSQNPFPRARNGEVGLLEGWALAKAVDEAIEADRDGAKRVLVALVDVPSQAYGRREEALGIHQALAGAVDAYARARLAGHPVIGLLVGKAMSGAFLAHGYQAQRLIALDDGGVMVHAMGKAAAARITLRSVEELEALAAKVPPMAYDLENYASLGLLWERVAVGDAEQPSEADIGRVRECLLRAVEDIGASTDLSGRLGAENRVASSKVREMLRAQW encoded by the coding sequence ATGAGCCGTGGATTGAACTGGCTGCAAGGCCTTGCCGGTGGCGAAACCCTGCAAGGCTTCCCGGCCTCGGTAAAGGTGGTGGATGGCGAGCTGGGCAACCGCACCGCGCGCTTCATCGCCGTCGTGCCCGATTCGCAGAACCCCTTCCCCCGCGCTCGCAATGGCGAGGTCGGCCTGCTGGAAGGCTGGGCCCTGGCCAAGGCCGTGGATGAGGCCATCGAGGCCGACCGTGACGGCGCCAAGCGCGTCCTCGTGGCGCTGGTGGATGTCCCCAGCCAGGCCTATGGCCGCCGTGAGGAAGCGCTGGGTATTCACCAGGCCCTGGCCGGTGCGGTGGACGCCTACGCCCGCGCCCGTCTCGCCGGACACCCGGTGATCGGCCTGCTGGTGGGCAAGGCCATGTCCGGCGCCTTTCTCGCCCACGGCTACCAGGCCCAGCGCCTGATCGCCCTGGATGACGGCGGCGTGATGGTCCACGCCATGGGCAAGGCCGCCGCCGCACGCATCACCCTGCGCAGCGTGGAAGAGCTGGAAGCGCTGGCGGCCAAGGTGCCGCCGATGGCGTACGACCTGGAGAACTACGCCTCACTCGGATTGCTCTGGGAGCGGGTTGCCGTGGGCGATGCGGAGCAGCCGAGCGAAGCCGATATCGGCCGGGTGCGTGAGTGCCTGCTGCGGGCGGTGGAGGACATCGGTGCGAGTACCGACCTCTCTGGACGACTGGGTGCTGAGAACCGCGTGGCGTCTTCGAAGGTGCGGGAGATGCTTCGCGCGCAGTGGTAG
- the tcyL gene encoding cystine ABC transporter permease, whose translation MIDASLQLALDSAPFLLKGAVFTVVLSLGGMFFGLLLGFVLALMRLYGFTALQWISRIYVSFFRGTPLLVQLFMIYYGLPQLGIQLEPLPAALIGFSLNMAAYTSEILRAAIASIDRGQWEAAASIGMSRTQTLVRAILPQAARTALPPLGNSFISLVKDTALAATIQVPELFRQAQLITARTFEIFTMYLAAALIYWVLATVLSHFQGRLEARVNQHEQDS comes from the coding sequence ATGATCGACGCAAGCCTTCAACTTGCGCTGGATTCCGCGCCCTTCCTGTTGAAGGGCGCGGTTTTTACGGTGGTACTGAGCCTCGGCGGCATGTTCTTCGGACTGCTGCTGGGGTTCGTCCTGGCCCTGATGCGCCTCTACGGTTTCACCGCCCTGCAGTGGATTTCGCGAATCTACGTGTCCTTCTTCCGCGGCACGCCACTGCTGGTGCAGTTGTTCATGATCTATTACGGCCTGCCGCAGCTGGGCATCCAGCTCGAACCGCTGCCCGCGGCGCTGATCGGCTTCTCGCTGAACATGGCCGCCTACACCTCGGAAATCCTCCGCGCCGCGATCGCCTCCATCGACCGGGGCCAATGGGAAGCCGCCGCCAGCATCGGCATGAGCCGCACCCAGACACTGGTCCGCGCAATCCTCCCGCAGGCTGCGCGCACCGCGCTGCCACCGCTGGGCAACAGTTTCATCTCGCTGGTCAAGGACACCGCCCTGGCCGCCACCATCCAGGTGCCGGAACTGTTCCGCCAGGCGCAGCTGATCACCGCGCGCACCTTCGAGATCTTCACCATGTACCTGGCCGCCGCGCTGATCTACTGGGTGCTGGCCACCGTGCTCTCGCACTTCCAGGGTCGCCTCGAGGCACGGGTCAACCAGCATGAGCAGGACAGCTGA
- the tcyN gene encoding L-cystine ABC transporter ATP-binding protein TcyN translates to MITVRNLSKSFKGQEVLKGIDLTIEPGEVVAIIGPSGSGKTTLLRCLNLLEVPSGGLIKVGEIEIDAGKPLNHQQGLIRKLRQHVGFVFQNFNLFPHRTALENVIEGPVVVKKEPRERAIEKARKLLAKVGLAGKEDAYPKRLSGGQQQRVAIARALAMEPDVILFDEPTSALDPELVGEVLATIRGLAEEKRTMVIVTHEMSFARDVANRAIFIDKGSIVEQGDAKALFSAPKEERTKQFLSKFLGG, encoded by the coding sequence ATGATCACCGTCCGTAACCTGAGCAAATCCTTCAAGGGCCAGGAGGTGCTCAAGGGCATCGACCTGACCATCGAACCGGGCGAAGTGGTGGCCATCATCGGCCCCAGCGGCTCGGGCAAGACCACCCTGCTGCGCTGCCTCAACCTGCTGGAAGTACCCAGCGGCGGCCTGATTAAGGTGGGCGAGATCGAGATCGACGCGGGCAAGCCGCTGAATCATCAGCAAGGGCTGATCCGCAAGCTGCGCCAGCACGTCGGTTTCGTCTTCCAGAACTTCAACCTCTTCCCCCATCGCACCGCGCTGGAGAACGTCATCGAAGGCCCGGTGGTGGTGAAGAAGGAACCCCGCGAACGCGCCATCGAGAAAGCCCGCAAGCTGCTGGCCAAGGTGGGGCTGGCAGGCAAGGAAGACGCCTACCCGAAGCGCCTCTCCGGCGGCCAGCAACAGCGCGTGGCCATCGCCCGCGCCCTGGCCATGGAGCCCGACGTGATCCTCTTCGACGAGCCCACCTCCGCGCTCGACCCGGAGCTGGTGGGCGAAGTGCTCGCCACCATTCGCGGCCTGGCCGAAGAGAAGCGCACCATGGTGATCGTCACCCACGAGATGAGCTTCGCCCGCGACGTGGCCAACCGGGCGATTTTCATCGACAAAGGCTCGATAGTCGAACAGGGCGATGCTAAGGCCCTGTTCAGTGCGCCGAAGGAAGAACGCACCAAGCAGTTCCTGAGCAAGTTCCTCGGCGGCTGA